The following coding sequences lie in one Hippopotamus amphibius kiboko isolate mHipAmp2 chromosome 17, mHipAmp2.hap2, whole genome shotgun sequence genomic window:
- the PHB1 gene encoding prohibitin 1 isoform X1, with amino-acid sequence MAAKVFESIGKFGLALAVAGGVVNSALYNVDAGHRAVIFDRFRGVQDIVVGEGTHFLIPWVQKPIIFDCRSRPRNVPVITGSKDLQNVNITLRILFRPVASQLPRIFTSIGEDYDERVLPSITTEILKSVVARFDAGELITQRELVSRQVSDDLTERAATFGLILDDVSLTHLTFGKEFTEAVEAKQVAQQEAERARFVVEKAEQQKKAAIISAEGDSKAAELIANSLATAGDGLIELRKLEAAEDIAYQLSRSRNITYLPAGQSVLLQLPQ; translated from the exons ATGGCTGCCAAAGTGTTTGAGTCCATCGGCAAGTTTGGCCTGGCCTTAGCTGTTGCAGGAGGCGTGGTGAACTCTGCCTTGTATAATG TGGATGCTGGGCACAGAGCTGTCATCTTTGACCGGTTCCGTGGAGTGCAGGACATTGTCGTAGGAGAAGGGACTCACTTCCTCATCCCTTGGGTACAGAAACCAATTATCTTTGACTGCCGCTCTCGACCACGTAATGTGCCAGTAATCACTGGTAGCAAAG ATTTACAGAATGTCAACATCACCCTACGCATCCTCTTCCGGCCGGTTGCTAGCCAGCTTCCCCGCATCTTCACCAGCATTGGAGAGGACTATGACGAGCGCGTGCTACCGTCCATCACTACAGAGATCCTCAAGTCCGTGGTG GCTCGCTTTGATGCTGGAGAACTGATCACCCAGAGAGAGCTGGTCTCCAGACAGGTGAGCGATGACCTCACGGAGCGAGCAGCAACCTTCGGGCTCATCCTGGATGACGTATCCTTG ACGCATCTGACCTTCGGGAAGGAGTTCACAGAAGCAGTAGAAGCCAAACAGGTGGCTCAGCAGGAAGCGGAGAGGGCCAGATTTGTGGTGGAAAAG GCTGAGCAGCAGAAGAAAGCAGCCATCATCTCCGCGGAGGGCGACTCCAAGGCAGCGGAGCTGATTGCCAACTCGCTTGCCACTGCCGGCGACGGCCTGATCGAGCTGCGCAAGCTGGAAGCCGCGGAGGACATCGCGTACCAGCTGTCGCGCTCCCGGAACATCACCTACCTGCCCGCTGGGCAGTCGGTGCTCCTCCAGCTGCCCCAGTGA
- the PHB1 gene encoding prohibitin 1 isoform X2, with protein MAAKVFESIGKFGLALAVAGGVVNSALYNDLQNVNITLRILFRPVASQLPRIFTSIGEDYDERVLPSITTEILKSVVARFDAGELITQRELVSRQVSDDLTERAATFGLILDDVSLTHLTFGKEFTEAVEAKQVAQQEAERARFVVEKAEQQKKAAIISAEGDSKAAELIANSLATAGDGLIELRKLEAAEDIAYQLSRSRNITYLPAGQSVLLQLPQ; from the exons ATGGCTGCCAAAGTGTTTGAGTCCATCGGCAAGTTTGGCCTGGCCTTAGCTGTTGCAGGAGGCGTGGTGAACTCTGCCTTGTATAATG ATTTACAGAATGTCAACATCACCCTACGCATCCTCTTCCGGCCGGTTGCTAGCCAGCTTCCCCGCATCTTCACCAGCATTGGAGAGGACTATGACGAGCGCGTGCTACCGTCCATCACTACAGAGATCCTCAAGTCCGTGGTG GCTCGCTTTGATGCTGGAGAACTGATCACCCAGAGAGAGCTGGTCTCCAGACAGGTGAGCGATGACCTCACGGAGCGAGCAGCAACCTTCGGGCTCATCCTGGATGACGTATCCTTG ACGCATCTGACCTTCGGGAAGGAGTTCACAGAAGCAGTAGAAGCCAAACAGGTGGCTCAGCAGGAAGCGGAGAGGGCCAGATTTGTGGTGGAAAAG GCTGAGCAGCAGAAGAAAGCAGCCATCATCTCCGCGGAGGGCGACTCCAAGGCAGCGGAGCTGATTGCCAACTCGCTTGCCACTGCCGGCGACGGCCTGATCGAGCTGCGCAAGCTGGAAGCCGCGGAGGACATCGCGTACCAGCTGTCGCGCTCCCGGAACATCACCTACCTGCCCGCTGGGCAGTCGGTGCTCCTCCAGCTGCCCCAGTGA